A window of the Streptomyces sp. Ag109_O5-10 genome harbors these coding sequences:
- a CDS encoding ADP-ribosylglycohydrolase family protein, protein MTTNIGDKRAATGSLIGLALGDALGFPTEFNDVPSILAKSGPWQKMQLPKRAFVSDDTQMTLAVGHAMRTAMDRGVLAPKRLERPLREEFVNWYQSPENNRAPGRTCLRACNLLKDEGRVWQDASQIDSKGCGANMRVAPVGLAPGLSDEQRAGAAQLQAGLTHGHPTALAASDLTARAVHLLAQGAEPDGLVGQLRSYARENRARYHHTWLGDLWTRSQDASPESFIARGWDECLEVLDRLQEAVRTASPEADPCLATGAGWIAEEALATGLLCFLLFPGEPLLALRRAACSSGDSDSIACLTGAFAGARLGAEAWPTEWADRIEYGGDLLTLGALWDS, encoded by the coding sequence ATGACCACGAACATCGGCGACAAGCGCGCCGCCACCGGCTCCCTGATCGGCCTCGCCCTCGGGGACGCGCTCGGCTTCCCCACCGAGTTCAACGACGTGCCCTCGATCCTCGCCAAGTCCGGGCCCTGGCAAAAGATGCAGCTGCCGAAGCGGGCCTTCGTCTCCGACGACACGCAGATGACCCTCGCCGTGGGACACGCGATGCGCACCGCCATGGACCGGGGAGTGCTCGCCCCCAAGCGGCTGGAGCGGCCGCTGCGCGAGGAGTTCGTGAACTGGTACCAGTCGCCCGAGAACAACCGGGCGCCCGGCCGGACCTGCCTGCGCGCCTGCAACCTCCTGAAGGACGAGGGGCGCGTCTGGCAGGACGCCAGCCAGATCGACTCCAAGGGCTGCGGTGCCAACATGCGGGTCGCCCCCGTCGGGCTCGCACCGGGCCTGAGCGACGAACAGCGCGCCGGGGCCGCCCAGTTGCAGGCCGGGCTCACCCACGGCCACCCCACCGCGCTGGCCGCCTCCGACCTCACCGCGCGGGCCGTGCACCTGCTCGCGCAGGGGGCCGAACCGGACGGGCTCGTCGGGCAGTTGCGGTCGTACGCCCGCGAGAACCGTGCCCGCTACCACCACACCTGGCTCGGCGACCTGTGGACGCGCAGCCAGGACGCGTCGCCGGAGTCGTTCATAGCGCGCGGCTGGGACGAGTGCCTGGAGGTCCTCGACCGCCTCCAGGAGGCCGTGCGGACCGCCTCGCCGGAGGCCGACCCGTGCCTGGCCACCGGCGCCGGCTGGATCGCCGAGGAGGCCCTGGCCACCGGGCTGCTCTGCTTCCTGCTCTTCCCCGGCGAGCCGCTGCTCGCGCTGCGCCGGGCCGCCTGTTCCTCCGGCGACTCGGACTCGATCGCCTGCCTGACCGGCGCGTTCGCCGGTGCCCGGCTGGGCGCTGAGGCCTGGCCGACGGAGTGGGCCGACCGGATCGAGTACGGGGGCGACCTGCTGACCCTGGGCGCGCTCTGGGACTCTTGA
- a CDS encoding DNA polymerase beta superfamily protein: MIDDLDPDLDLAPVVAEQPDPLLFATVSGAHLYGFPSRDSDLDLRGVHLLPAADLVGLREPEETRSKTWVRYGVEMDLVTHDLRKFARLMLRRNGYVLEQLLSPLVAHTSDTHRELAALAPGVLTGHHAHHYRGFAVTQWRLFEKTGELKPLLYTFRVLLTGIHLMRSGEVLAHLPTLLEEVPEAPAHLPELIAAKAEQEHGEAAVDHARVAADVERLHVLLDEAQNGSALPDAPSAHGALHDLVVRVRLEG, translated from the coding sequence ATGATCGACGACCTTGATCCGGACCTCGACCTGGCGCCCGTCGTAGCCGAACAGCCCGACCCCCTGCTGTTCGCGACCGTCTCCGGCGCGCACCTGTACGGCTTCCCGTCCCGGGACTCCGACCTGGACCTGCGGGGCGTCCACCTGCTGCCCGCCGCCGACCTGGTCGGGCTGCGCGAGCCGGAGGAGACCCGCTCGAAGACCTGGGTGCGTTACGGCGTCGAGATGGACCTCGTCACCCACGACCTGCGCAAGTTCGCCCGGCTGATGCTGCGCCGCAACGGCTACGTGCTGGAGCAGCTCCTGTCGCCGCTCGTCGCGCACACGAGCGACACGCACCGCGAGCTGGCCGCGCTCGCCCCCGGCGTGCTCACCGGCCACCACGCCCACCACTACCGCGGGTTCGCCGTCACCCAGTGGCGGCTGTTCGAGAAGACCGGCGAGCTCAAGCCGCTGCTCTACACGTTCCGGGTGCTGCTCACCGGCATCCATCTGATGCGCAGCGGCGAGGTGCTGGCCCATCTGCCCACACTCCTCGAAGAGGTGCCGGAGGCCCCCGCCCACCTGCCCGAACTGATCGCCGCCAAGGCCGAGCAGGAGCACGGCGAGGCCGCTGTGGACCACGCGCGTGTGGCGGCCGACGTGGAGCGGCTGCACGTCCTGCTCGACGAGGCGCAGAACGGCTCAGCGCTGCCCGACGCTCCCAGTGCGCACGGCGCCCTGCACGACCTGGTGGTCCGCGTGCGTCTGGAGGGCTGA
- the der gene encoding ribosome biogenesis GTPase Der: protein MNDHSQPGDSAEHEYDHGALGDTEYAEFMELAAEEGFDIEDVEGAIEAAGHGPLPVLAVVGRPNVGKSTLVNRIIGRREAVVEDKPGVTRDRVTYEAEWAGRRFKVVDTGGWEQDVLGIDASVAAQAEYAIEAADAVVFVVDAKVGATDTDEAVVRLLRKAGKPVVLAANKVDGPSGEADAAYLWSLGLGEPHPVSALHGRGTGDMLDAVLEALPEAPAQTFGGPGVGGPRRIALIGRPNVGKSSLLNKVAGEERVVVNELAGTTRDPVDELIELGGITWKFVDTAGIRKRVHLQQGADYYASLRTAAAVEKAEVAVILLDASDNISVQDQRIVTMAVEAGRAVVLAFNKWDTLDEERRYYLEREIETELGQVAWAPRVNVSARTGRHMEKLVPAIETALAGWETRVPTGRLNAFLGELVSAHPHPVRGGKQPRILFGTQAGTKPPRFVLFASGFIEAGYRRFIERRLREEFGFEGTPIHISVRVREKRGAKKK, encoded by the coding sequence ATGAACGACCACAGCCAGCCCGGCGACTCGGCTGAGCACGAGTACGACCACGGGGCGCTCGGGGACACCGAGTACGCGGAGTTCATGGAGCTCGCCGCCGAAGAGGGCTTCGACATCGAGGACGTCGAGGGCGCCATCGAGGCTGCCGGACACGGTCCGCTGCCCGTCCTCGCCGTCGTCGGCCGCCCCAACGTCGGCAAGTCGACCCTGGTCAACCGCATCATCGGCCGCCGTGAGGCCGTCGTCGAGGACAAGCCCGGCGTCACCCGGGACCGCGTGACCTACGAGGCCGAGTGGGCGGGCCGCCGCTTCAAGGTCGTCGACACCGGCGGCTGGGAGCAGGACGTCCTCGGCATCGACGCCTCCGTGGCCGCCCAGGCCGAGTACGCGATCGAGGCGGCCGACGCCGTCGTCTTCGTCGTCGACGCCAAGGTCGGCGCGACCGACACCGACGAGGCGGTCGTACGGCTGCTGCGCAAGGCCGGCAAGCCCGTCGTGCTCGCCGCCAACAAGGTCGACGGCCCCAGCGGCGAGGCCGACGCGGCCTACCTCTGGTCCCTCGGCCTCGGCGAGCCGCACCCGGTCTCCGCCCTGCACGGCCGCGGTACCGGCGACATGCTGGACGCCGTCCTGGAGGCGCTGCCCGAGGCGCCCGCACAGACCTTCGGCGGCCCCGGCGTCGGCGGCCCCCGCCGGATCGCCCTCATCGGCCGCCCGAACGTCGGCAAGTCCTCGCTCCTCAACAAGGTGGCGGGCGAGGAGCGCGTCGTCGTCAACGAACTCGCCGGCACCACCCGCGACCCGGTCGACGAGCTGATCGAACTCGGCGGCATCACCTGGAAGTTCGTCGACACCGCCGGCATCCGCAAGCGCGTCCACCTCCAGCAGGGCGCCGACTACTACGCCTCGCTGCGCACCGCGGCCGCCGTCGAGAAGGCCGAGGTCGCGGTCATCCTGCTCGACGCCTCCGACAACATCTCGGTGCAGGACCAGCGGATCGTCACCATGGCCGTCGAGGCGGGCCGCGCGGTCGTCCTCGCCTTCAACAAGTGGGACACCCTCGACGAGGAGCGCCGCTACTACCTGGAGCGCGAGATCGAGACCGAGCTCGGCCAGGTCGCCTGGGCGCCCCGGGTCAACGTCTCGGCCCGCACCGGCCGGCACATGGAGAAGCTGGTCCCCGCCATCGAGACCGCCCTCGCGGGCTGGGAGACCCGCGTGCCCACCGGGCGCCTCAACGCCTTCCTGGGCGAGCTGGTCTCGGCGCACCCGCACCCGGTCCGGGGCGGCAAGCAGCCGCGCATCCTGTTCGGCACCCAGGCCGGCACCAAGCCGCCGCGGTTCGTGCTGTTCGCCTCCGGCTTCATCGAGGCGGGCTACCGCCGCTTCATCGAACGCCGACTGCGCGAGGAGTTCGGCTTCGAGGGCACGCCGATCCATATCTCCGTGCGGGTGCGCGAGAAGCGCGGCGCGAAGAAGAAGTAG
- a CDS encoding NUDIX domain-containing protein, translated as MQGYDKYAFEPFAVTVDLAVLTLRAGALHVLLVERGQEPYAGQWALPGGFLLPRESAETAARRELAEETGLSDVSGLHLEQLRTYSEPDRDPRMRVVSVAFTALLPDAPEPHGGGDAAQARWLPYDPGRTLAFDHERILADAHERVGAKLEYSCLATAFCPPEFTLGELQHVYETVWGVPLDRPNFRRKVLATPGFVEPVPGAARLTGGRGKPAALYRAGTATALHPPLLRPSREGRPA; from the coding sequence ATGCAGGGCTACGACAAGTACGCCTTCGAACCCTTCGCCGTCACCGTCGACCTCGCCGTCCTCACCCTCCGCGCCGGCGCCCTGCACGTGCTGCTCGTCGAGCGCGGGCAGGAGCCGTACGCCGGACAGTGGGCACTGCCCGGCGGCTTCCTGCTGCCGCGGGAGTCGGCCGAGACGGCGGCCCGGCGGGAACTCGCCGAGGAGACCGGACTGTCGGACGTGTCCGGACTGCACCTGGAGCAGCTGCGGACCTACAGCGAGCCGGACCGCGACCCGCGGATGCGGGTCGTCTCCGTCGCCTTCACCGCCCTGCTGCCCGACGCCCCCGAGCCGCACGGCGGCGGCGACGCGGCCCAGGCGCGCTGGCTGCCGTACGACCCGGGCAGGACGCTCGCCTTCGACCACGAGCGGATCCTGGCCGACGCCCATGAACGGGTCGGCGCGAAGCTGGAGTACAGCTGCCTCGCCACCGCCTTCTGCCCGCCCGAGTTCACCCTCGGCGAGCTGCAGCACGTCTACGAGACCGTGTGGGGCGTCCCGCTGGACCGCCCCAATTTCCGCCGCAAGGTGCTCGCCACCCCCGGCTTCGTCGAACCCGTCCCCGGCGCCGCCCGGCTGACCGGCGGCCGCGGCAAACCCGCCGCCCTCTACCGCGCGGGCACCGCCACCGCGCTGCACCCGCCCCTGCTCCGCCCGTCCCGGGAAGGACGCCCCGCATGA
- a CDS encoding transglycosylase family protein — protein sequence MSECADTTRETAANKNGSRKGRTTAALAGAALLAPLGLLAATGNAAAADNGVWDRIAQCESGGNWHINTGNGYYGGLQFSASTWRAYGGTAYAATADQASRGAQIAVAAKVQHAQGWGAWPVCSGRAGATGSAPENASVTTKSSTESATKSSKSAKSSTTTTTRTSAPAAKAPQRSTAGTGGTSAKGDYTVREGDTLSRIAERHGTTWQRLYAANRAVIGDDPNLIMPGQRLAL from the coding sequence ATGTCCGAGTGTGCCGATACCACCCGTGAGACCGCCGCGAACAAGAACGGCTCCCGCAAGGGCCGTACGACGGCCGCCCTGGCCGGAGCGGCACTGCTCGCCCCGCTGGGCCTGCTGGCAGCCACCGGCAACGCCGCGGCGGCGGACAACGGAGTGTGGGACCGCATCGCCCAGTGCGAGAGCGGCGGCAACTGGCACATCAACACCGGCAACGGCTACTACGGCGGACTCCAGTTCTCCGCCTCCACCTGGCGCGCGTACGGCGGCACCGCCTACGCGGCGACGGCCGACCAGGCCTCCAGGGGAGCGCAGATCGCCGTCGCCGCCAAGGTCCAGCACGCCCAGGGCTGGGGCGCGTGGCCGGTCTGCTCGGGACGGGCCGGGGCGACCGGCTCGGCGCCGGAGAACGCCTCGGTGACCACGAAGAGCAGCACGGAGTCGGCGACGAAGTCGTCGAAGTCCGCGAAGTCGTCGACCACGACGACCACCCGGACGTCGGCCCCCGCGGCGAAGGCGCCGCAGCGCTCGACGGCCGGCACCGGCGGCACCTCGGCCAAGGGCGACTACACCGTCCGCGAGGGCGACACCCTGAGCCGTATCGCCGAGCGGCACGGCACCACCTGGCAGCGCCTCTACGCCGCCAACAGGGCCGTCATCGGCGACGACCCGAACCTGATCATGCCCGGGCAGCGCCTCGCGCTCTGA
- a CDS encoding pseudouridine synthase: MRSSSGRNSSGNNGGSRGGNSGGRGGSSGGRGGSSGGRGNYRGAGNARDDKQGTGRPKKPRPEERRYDVGPSATQDGPKSGRGASARGGAKGGPRQGQSTGRGRTAPASSREYDARAEERNRERYAGKKDVKLPKTFPGAEQEGERLQKVLARAGYGSRRACEELIEQARVEVNGEIVLEQGKRVDPEKDEVRVDGLTVATQSYQFFSLNKPAGVVSTMEDPDGRQCLGDYVTNRETRLFHVGRLDTETEGVILLTNHGELAHRLTHPKYGVKKTYLAHIVGPIPRDLGKKLKDGIQLEDGYARADHFRVVEQTGKNYLVEVTLHEGRKHIVRRMLAEAGFPVDKLVRVAFGPITLGDQKSGWLRRLSNTEVGMLMKEVDL, translated from the coding sequence ATGCGAAGCAGCAGCGGCAGGAACAGCAGCGGAAACAACGGCGGGAGCCGTGGTGGCAACAGCGGCGGCCGCGGCGGGAGCAGCGGTGGGCGTGGCGGGAGCAGCGGGGGGCGCGGTAACTACCGCGGCGCCGGGAACGCCCGCGACGACAAGCAGGGCACCGGCCGGCCGAAGAAGCCGCGCCCGGAGGAGCGGCGTTACGACGTAGGCCCGAGCGCCACCCAGGACGGCCCGAAGTCCGGCCGGGGCGCCTCGGCGCGCGGTGGCGCCAAGGGCGGCCCCAGGCAGGGCCAGAGCACCGGGCGCGGCCGTACGGCTCCGGCGAGCTCCCGTGAGTACGACGCCCGGGCCGAGGAGCGCAACCGCGAGCGGTACGCGGGCAAGAAGGACGTGAAGCTCCCCAAGACCTTCCCGGGCGCCGAGCAGGAGGGCGAGCGGCTGCAGAAGGTGCTCGCCCGCGCCGGCTACGGCTCCCGGCGCGCCTGCGAGGAGCTGATCGAGCAGGCCAGGGTCGAGGTCAACGGTGAGATCGTCCTGGAGCAGGGCAAGCGGGTCGACCCGGAGAAGGACGAGGTCCGCGTCGACGGGCTGACCGTCGCCACGCAGTCGTACCAGTTCTTCTCGCTGAACAAGCCGGCCGGTGTCGTCTCCACCATGGAGGACCCGGACGGGCGGCAGTGCCTCGGTGACTACGTCACCAACCGGGAGACCCGGCTCTTCCACGTGGGGCGCCTGGACACCGAGACCGAGGGCGTCATCCTGCTCACCAACCACGGCGAGCTGGCGCACCGGCTGACCCATCCCAAGTACGGCGTGAAGAAGACCTACCTCGCGCACATCGTCGGCCCGATCCCGCGCGACCTGGGCAAGAAGCTCAAGGACGGCATCCAGCTGGAGGACGGGTACGCGCGCGCGGACCACTTCCGGGTCGTCGAGCAGACCGGCAAGAACTACCTCGTCGAGGTCACCCTGCACGAGGGCCGCAAGCACATCGTGCGGCGCATGCTGGCGGAGGCCGGGTTCCCGGTCGACAAGCTGGTGCGGGTCGCCTTCGGGCCGATCACCCTCGGCGACCAGAAGTCGGGCTGGCTGCGCCGCCTGTCCAACACCGAGGTCGGGATGCTGATGAAGGAAGTCGACCTCTAG
- a CDS encoding 1-acyl-sn-glycerol-3-phosphate acyltransferase, with protein MYGLWKPRVLGAWKVPAQGPAILAVNHSHNIDGPMVMGVAPRPTHFLIKKEAFVGPLDPFLTRIGQLKVDRHSTDRTAVTRALGVLEAGGVLGIFPEGSRGDGDFAALRAGLAYFAVRSGAPIVPVAVLGSSERRGRLVKGLPPLRSRVDVVFGDPFEAGDGTGRRTRKALDEATERIQKQLAGHLENARRLTGR; from the coding sequence ATGTACGGGCTGTGGAAGCCGCGCGTGCTCGGCGCCTGGAAGGTGCCGGCGCAGGGCCCGGCGATCCTCGCCGTGAACCACTCGCACAACATCGACGGCCCGATGGTCATGGGCGTGGCGCCCCGGCCGACGCACTTCCTCATCAAGAAGGAGGCGTTCGTCGGCCCGCTCGACCCGTTCCTGACCCGGATCGGGCAGCTGAAGGTGGACCGCCATTCCACCGACCGCACGGCGGTCACCAGGGCGCTCGGCGTCCTGGAGGCCGGGGGAGTGCTCGGCATATTTCCCGAGGGCAGCCGCGGCGACGGCGACTTCGCCGCCCTCCGCGCGGGCCTGGCCTACTTCGCGGTCCGCTCCGGGGCACCGATCGTCCCGGTGGCCGTACTGGGAAGTTCCGAGCGGCGGGGACGGTTGGTCAAGGGGCTGCCCCCGCTGCGCTCCCGCGTCGACGTCGTCTTCGGCGACCCCTTCGAGGCGGGCGACGGCACCGGCCGGCGCACCCGCAAGGCCCTGGACGAGGCCACCGAGCGCATCCAGAAGCAGCTCGCCGGCCACCTGGAAAACGCCAGGCGTCTCACCGGACGCTAA
- a CDS encoding DUF6529 family protein — MTVDPNAATQSWPPPEPHRHSPHPARYLVPVLVACAVAVALGVYGTVHHPTGRVFGLGAFSSTFAGKSWLASIALLFALVQLVSALMLYGRLPGPRWSSGLHRWSGRIAFLLAVPVAVHCLYALGYQTYETRVLWHSILGCFFFGVFSAKMLLLRWERLPGWLLPIVGGLVFALLTLVWLTSAFWFFRMFGVTT, encoded by the coding sequence ATGACCGTCGACCCGAACGCCGCCACCCAGAGCTGGCCGCCGCCCGAGCCGCACCGGCACAGCCCGCACCCCGCCCGCTACCTCGTCCCCGTCCTGGTGGCCTGCGCGGTCGCGGTCGCCCTCGGCGTGTACGGCACGGTCCACCACCCGACGGGGCGCGTCTTCGGCCTCGGCGCCTTCAGCAGCACATTCGCGGGGAAGTCGTGGCTGGCCTCGATCGCGCTCCTCTTCGCGCTCGTCCAGCTGGTCTCCGCGCTGATGCTGTACGGCCGGCTGCCGGGACCGCGCTGGTCCTCGGGCCTGCACCGCTGGTCGGGCCGGATCGCCTTCCTGCTCGCCGTTCCCGTGGCGGTGCACTGTCTGTACGCGTTGGGCTATCAGACGTACGAAACACGCGTTTTGTGGCACTCCATCCTGGGTTGCTTCTTCTTCGGTGTTTTCAGTGCCAAGATGCTGCTGCTCCGCTGGGAGCGACTCCCTGGCTGGCTGCTGCCGATCGTCGGTGGGCTCGTGTTCGCCCTGCTCACGCTCGTCTGGCTGACGTCCGCATTCTGGTTCTTCCGCATGTTCGGGGTGACGACATGA
- a CDS encoding DNA polymerase beta superfamily protein, whose amino-acid sequence MQPEDLVRDHTIYTCVMGSRAFGLATEDSDTDRRGVFLAPTPLFWGFEKPPTHVEGPGEERFSWELERFCELALRGNPNILECLHSPLVEHVDDTGRELLALRGAFLSRRAYDTFTRYAVGQRRKLDADVRTHGAPRWKHAMHLLRLLTSARDLLRTGELTIDVGDRRAEFLAVKRGEVSWAAVESRMARLAAETERALRSTPLPAEPDHARVAGFLFRARRDSALQTHADHQVVQGAVRTGSVGQR is encoded by the coding sequence ATGCAGCCCGAGGACCTGGTACGCGACCACACCATCTACACCTGCGTCATGGGGTCGCGGGCCTTCGGTCTTGCCACCGAGGACAGCGACACCGACCGCCGCGGGGTGTTCCTCGCCCCCACCCCCCTGTTCTGGGGCTTCGAGAAGCCGCCCACCCACGTCGAGGGGCCGGGCGAGGAGCGGTTCTCCTGGGAGCTGGAGCGGTTCTGCGAGCTGGCGCTGCGGGGCAACCCGAACATCCTGGAGTGCCTGCACTCGCCCCTGGTCGAGCACGTCGACGACACGGGCCGCGAACTGCTCGCGCTGCGCGGCGCCTTCCTCTCCCGGCGCGCCTACGACACCTTCACCCGCTACGCCGTCGGCCAGCGCCGGAAGCTCGACGCGGACGTCCGGACGCACGGCGCCCCGCGCTGGAAGCACGCGATGCACCTGCTGCGGCTGCTGACGAGCGCCCGGGACCTGCTGCGCACCGGCGAGCTGACGATCGACGTCGGTGACCGGCGCGCGGAGTTCCTGGCGGTGAAGCGGGGTGAGGTCTCCTGGGCGGCGGTCGAGTCCCGGATGGCCCGGCTCGCCGCGGAGACCGAGCGGGCCCTGCGCTCCACCCCGCTCCCGGCGGAACCGGACCACGCGCGCGTGGCCGGCTTCCTGTTCCGGGCGCGCCGGGACTCAGCCCTCCAGACGCACGCGGACCACCAGGTCGTGCAGGGCGCCGTGCGCACTGGGAGCGTCGGGCAGCGCTGA
- the cmk gene encoding (d)CMP kinase, which translates to MENGAVKPVIVAIDGPSGTGKSSTSKAVAEQLGLSYLDTGAQYRAITWWMVNNGIDLTDPTAIAAVAGKPDIVSGTDPVKPTITVDGVDVSGPIRTEEVTSKVSAVSAVPEVRTRISELQRTLARAAADGIVVEGRDIGTTVLPDADLKVFLTASSEARAARRSGELKGADVNATREALVKRDAADSSRKTSPLAKAGDAVEVDTTELTLAQVIECVVTLVEEKRAGK; encoded by the coding sequence GTGGAAAACGGCGCCGTAAAGCCCGTGATTGTCGCGATCGACGGCCCCTCGGGCACCGGCAAGTCGAGCACGTCCAAGGCCGTGGCCGAGCAGCTCGGCCTGAGCTACCTGGACACCGGCGCCCAGTACCGGGCGATCACCTGGTGGATGGTGAACAACGGCATCGACCTCACCGACCCGACCGCGATCGCCGCGGTGGCCGGCAAGCCGGACATCGTCTCGGGCACCGACCCGGTCAAGCCGACGATCACCGTCGACGGCGTGGACGTCTCCGGTCCGATCCGCACCGAGGAGGTCACCTCCAAGGTCAGCGCGGTCAGCGCGGTGCCCGAGGTGCGGACCAGGATCAGCGAGCTGCAGCGGACGCTGGCCCGCGCCGCCGCGGACGGCATCGTCGTCGAGGGGCGCGACATCGGCACGACCGTGCTGCCCGACGCCGACCTGAAGGTCTTCCTCACCGCCTCCTCGGAGGCCCGCGCGGCCCGCCGCAGCGGCGAACTGAAGGGCGCCGACGTCAACGCCACCCGCGAGGCCCTGGTCAAGCGGGACGCCGCCGACTCGTCCCGCAAGACCTCTCCGCTCGCCAAGGCCGGCGACGCGGTCGAGGTGGACACCACCGAGCTGACGCTGGCCCAGGTCATCGAGTGCGTCGTCACCCTCGTCGAGGAGAAGCGGGCCGGGAAGTGA
- a CDS encoding prephenate dehydrogenase, whose amino-acid sequence MRTALVIGTGLIGTSAALALAQRGVVVHLADHDPEQARTAAALGAGTDQAPDGPVDLAIVAAPPAHVAAVLADAMTRGLARGYADVASVKGGPRRELEAKGLDLSSYIGTHPMSGREKSGPLAATADLFEGRPWVLTPTRDTDTEVLNLALELVSLCRALPVVMDADAHDRAVALVSHMPHLVSSMVAARLEHADETAVRLCGQGIRDVTRIAASDPGMWIDILSANPGPVADLLAEVSADLDETVGALRALQSSDEAKRRVGGAGIEDVLRRGNAGQVRVPGKHGSAPRTYEVVAVLIDDQPGQLARIFADAGAAGVNIEDVRIEHATGQQAGHVQLWVEPKAVPVLTSALRDRGWALRQ is encoded by the coding sequence GTGAGGACCGCGCTCGTCATCGGTACCGGTCTCATCGGCACGTCCGCCGCGCTGGCCCTCGCCCAGCGGGGCGTCGTCGTCCACCTGGCCGACCACGACCCCGAGCAGGCCCGCACCGCGGCGGCGCTCGGCGCCGGCACCGACCAGGCGCCCGACGGACCGGTCGACCTGGCGATCGTCGCCGCACCGCCCGCCCACGTCGCCGCCGTCCTCGCGGACGCGATGACCAGGGGCCTGGCCCGCGGCTACGCCGACGTGGCCAGCGTCAAGGGCGGCCCGCGCCGGGAGCTGGAGGCGAAGGGCCTGGACCTGTCGTCGTACATCGGGACGCACCCCATGTCCGGCCGGGAGAAGTCCGGGCCGCTGGCGGCCACCGCCGACCTCTTCGAGGGCCGGCCCTGGGTGCTCACCCCCACCCGGGACACCGACACCGAGGTGCTGAACCTCGCCCTGGAGCTGGTCTCGCTCTGCCGGGCCCTGCCGGTCGTCATGGACGCCGACGCCCACGACCGAGCCGTGGCCCTGGTCTCCCACATGCCCCACCTGGTCTCCAGCATGGTCGCGGCCCGCCTGGAGCACGCCGACGAGACGGCCGTACGGCTGTGCGGACAGGGCATCCGTGACGTCACCCGGATCGCCGCCTCCGACCCCGGGATGTGGATCGACATCCTCTCCGCGAACCCCGGTCCGGTGGCCGACCTGCTCGCCGAGGTCTCCGCCGACCTCGACGAGACGGTCGGCGCCCTGCGCGCCCTGCAGTCCTCGGACGAGGCCAAGCGGCGCGTGGGCGGGGCCGGCATCGAGGACGTGCTGCGCCGCGGCAACGCCGGCCAGGTGCGCGTACCCGGCAAGCACGGCTCGGCGCCGCGCACGTACGAGGTCGTGGCGGTGCTCATCGACGACCAGCCCGGCCAGCTGGCCCGGATCTTCGCCGACGCCGGGGCGGCCGGCGTCAACATCGAGGACGTCCGGATCGAGCACGCGACCGGTCAGCAGGCCGGTCACGTCCAGCTCTGGGTGGAGCCGAAGGCGGTGCCCGTGCTCACGTCGGCGCTGCGGGACCGGGGCTGGGCGCTGCGGCAGTAG
- a CDS encoding Rieske (2Fe-2S) protein, which produces MTDSSTRRTVLTTGTAALAVACVGCGNNNGNGSSTTSGTPTSSGTPASPASPTAGASASGSASSAAGNALAQTSDIPEGGGTIFKDHKIVVTQPTKGEFKAFSAICTHEGCTVSRVVDGTIDCPCHGSKFHIADGSVAHGPATRPLPAESITVSGNSITMG; this is translated from the coding sequence ATGACCGACAGCTCCACTCGGCGCACCGTGCTCACGACAGGTACGGCGGCGCTCGCCGTGGCCTGCGTGGGCTGCGGCAACAACAACGGCAACGGCTCCTCCACCACGTCCGGGACGCCCACCTCGTCAGGGACGCCCGCCTCCCCCGCGTCGCCCACCGCCGGGGCGTCCGCCTCCGGTTCGGCGAGCTCGGCCGCCGGGAACGCGCTGGCGCAGACGAGTGACATCCCCGAGGGCGGCGGCACGATCTTCAAGGACCACAAGATCGTGGTGACCCAGCCGACGAAGGGCGAGTTCAAGGCCTTCTCGGCGATCTGCACGCACGAGGGCTGCACGGTGAGCCGGGTGGTGGACGGCACCATCGACTGCCCCTGCCACGGCAGCAAGTTCCACATCGCCGACGGCTCGGTCGCCCACGGCCCGGCGACGCGGCCGCTGCCGGCCGAGTCGATCACGGTGAGCGGAAATTCGATCACCATGGGCTGA
- the aroH gene encoding chorismate mutase has product MAVRAVRGAVQLERDEAGHMDEQVGALLTAILERNGLTADDLISIWFTATPDLHSDFPAAAARKLGIVDVPLICAQELDIAGAMPRVVRILAHIESERPRADINHVYLGAAAALRKDIAQ; this is encoded by the coding sequence GTGGCGGTACGAGCGGTCCGGGGGGCCGTCCAGCTGGAGCGGGACGAGGCCGGCCACATGGACGAGCAGGTCGGAGCGCTGCTCACGGCCATCCTGGAGCGGAACGGCCTGACCGCCGACGACCTGATCAGCATCTGGTTCACGGCCACTCCCGACCTGCACAGCGACTTCCCGGCGGCCGCCGCACGCAAGCTCGGCATCGTCGACGTGCCGCTGATCTGCGCCCAGGAGCTGGACATCGCGGGCGCCATGCCCCGTGTCGTGCGGATACTGGCGCACATCGAGTCCGAGCGGCCCCGCGCCGACATCAACCACGTCTACCTCGGAGCCGCGGCCGCCCTGCGCAAGGACATCGCCCAGTGA